The Alosa sapidissima isolate fAloSap1 chromosome 8, fAloSap1.pri, whole genome shotgun sequence genome contains a region encoding:
- the epg5 gene encoding ectopic P granules protein 5 homolog → MAEAVRPKKAKSKSSGKSQDKKHKHTESIRNVPGHAGLCDKASAPECSALPSEDFTDIPLSLPPEVSPPEPLDLPQAPSTALTEGEREADQQRGTLSPKTAESLLISENTENEQSKHNDVSELQDIKEDQLLAQTEHRHYSRTLLDSAPQISGVPALYPTLPCPSVDAALLSVQPSEGCSLVVDASLQPVATIMSSPQLRDPAVLPLVEQESSPPSLVPLEVVEAEKPPRQRLYPELPRPPSSTLVQAFTSEQLRLWEPGSWLENVELHATEFQGLAHQEGHELQELLLNYCRCRKQLTQAQTELQAANSDSKSTQNRLWSFKDEQLTLQGVCADQAKVCGYHRYQTVVLSEAVVAELKHLFEAKSELLHQTVALHSYTTVLSRLQVESYLYRLLGNNPLTRGVALQETSSACPGGKSSQPSSLRVLKESISVLFSFTRRVLDDSQFQADIHLWLQKLVSVLHKVASAGEHLYLLNHLLCCPAGVGKWAVPFLQITVLENPSGVYHFMQALAILMSPVRNRADFLCHMKPCETKSPLSSHSDPASGNWTLVDEGGEEDEDPDTSWLLLSEDDLIALFSQFPFDELFKHLLGMSSEGNYLPQATTSQKMMKIFAFASSLVELLAVGLQTYNRARYRQFVKRIGHMIRMTLCYVSDHWAQYISLTGVGRTTVQEQSFSMEKLQVEFDHLFLRAVLHVLKAKRLGIWLFMSEMPYGTLSSVMLWKIFYIMHCAETEGLDRLSSALEVDLCIQGLREPSHQEKFERWLSEINSSDGICLLTTFAHMAQPKRTDADPEFVKTIVLEIYEVAYVSVATRETFSKVGRELLAAIAAAHPHVISVLLKRLQETIDKVGMVSLYLFKELPLYLWKPVTSEVGVIRGWLLDFGLPAVENKLACIILEGLNWGYHPNGCLALPDALHSEVALLAVEAYQKYLTDKPYGGIISESIKQVSYLANVVRLGQTPEASFNQWAWDLVLRLKLHDNERRLKNAWNPVPSSAPLVPDVTDIPTMHPVLKAVKAGIPIGCFLAIAMTTTGHSLEKFCSEGIALLKILVQSRHLKAVVHVLDNLLPLVYPCQFYLLKNEQFLGCIQMFLQLDSGTPQGVTQQVTHKVTQHLIGTSHSENIKLLNSVIQAHILESSRAGRVGAAAVLEFWVQVLTEQNSWHRDKTVLYLLDHLSRAAFLHQHEECLQKILYQQHKNALGYHGDKGLLSSLMGWIVAGNVTPSFVEGYAMTEEVWFAWLVLNMESIFEEDSQLRRCVEHELLSSPASHPDQALKKAQVRLKLHVVPSLQRMMVYRWAQQALATPADHPLLPLVWQKFLQLYLRQPGPEFGLEAKGCIGKRYFHASAHAPLLKDLRQRLVEVSDFHHAASKALKVPRSPSEGPGDGESRPATPITQYMTSPELHIELVRLFGVFAVWLDDENLQKQEVYLPSLPKQYDAHKLAKIMQRQQEVWMEYVDIERVQHELNEVLDLWQKVKNEPSYLHVTSNSIFTDFINPHAAKERILTNLRKHDAPQGALLLVPMRAPVPDVPTACLSEEAASSALLHKELTKLQHQARLAAMRETQQVALDSELLELLPQLYCNREEQLSMQLECKGKGGQACQGAAHINAKYEGMHLQEPVQTQIQSLKSDIKQLQTDAIKPPPQSVAEAAVHTENFITALVNAFKLHPSPAVQKVGITAFYQVVSFVCEDTLRHPPTRQFFSSCVEILGQVFIQGVQTECRHILKTILQNRRLCNLLSPYFTPNASPAELVALYEEVVTALHADSGDVIFMLLTKFDLSQWLAGSQPAFPERSRLMELIHLALGACGLQPEPEVLLPFNLFCKHWTRMLCHQFPDHYSDFLRLLMQSSSEQLLSPECWRSSLRVLGCSPPPTRKKVARAPSSSSSSSSSSPKAGSGSASIYLSPQQVDETIEWLSNYFLKLRLSKGDFRSFGLLCKWAPYIEEVKAFLGYLVNYVISLEVNNCAKEPLGSTRLLKALQDLQSKMAKLFKPWILVLDTDDASNPRCYPWLESDTAIATGLVSLYAQLTDTLHEKFKDRLLPGQRGALWLHLMHYCESCTSPKMPEYLLYAYHSEYNLLLWKDLHPDQALMSQFFNVERGSPKSCFLFLGGVLCQVNWVSVLSEALGPQPGPGAQTMVVYLLYMMVFLAKEDHLLSKPESPLLSLLGQSSSVPWHLVDSSAYENVTGYVNTHYPSSLILSHDTSSQLVVKLLKMAAGFGPGLEGKLHHDMTLKCQAFLRLMVQFLTVLDQNGNISLASLEVEMEKLLECIVVFNPPETDLQQRHMATCSLFAELLSLLNGAGVSTAEGLGAKLHSWVEKRARGPLVLPLLTAACRCLASVRHMARATEACILSYFADGADQYFGWGPILVSLQVPELTVDDFIQESLSLGSFLTLYVYVQQRLNLDQTVVNEKRTLALLTTWLNQVFPSGPADEAKLFLWWHKFLQLIQGQVDLGDACALDYLTLTLLAFQARLALLGEERINSGILGAIGLGRKSPLSSRFRVVARSMSTFLLVQVPSENQLRTQAGPGLPLSAKAQQALAVLESMPGNKQYAELQEAVGQAREFITHPGYCLRDANRLLALLVNSLYTDLHYLDIIR, encoded by the exons ATGGCTGAAGCTGTGAGACCAAAGAAAGCGAAGTCAAAGTCCTCTGGAAAATCCCAG GACAAGAAGCATAAACACACTGAAAGTATAAGAAACGTGCCTGGACATGCTGGTTTATGTGACAAGGCATCAGCCCCGGAGTGCTCAGCACTGCCCAGTGAGGACTTCACAGACATCCCTCTCAGTCTGCCCCCAGAGGTCTCTCCTCCAGAGCCACTGGACCTGCCGCAGGCCCCCAGTACAGCACTGACCGAAGGGGAACGTGAAGCGGACCAACAAAGAGGAACTTTAAGCCCCAAGACAGCTGAGTCACTCCTCATCAGTGAAAACACAGAGAATGAGCAATCCAAGCACAACGATGTGTCAGAGCTGCAGGACATCAAAGAGGACCAACTGCTCGcacaaacagagcacagacactACAGTCGGACTTTGCTGGACTCAGCTCCCCAGATCTCCGGTGTGCCAGCTTTGTATCCCACCCTCCCATGTCCCTCTGTGGACGCGGCGCTACTGTCAGTTCAGCCGTCTGAAGGCTGCTCGCTGGTGGTGGATGCCTCCCTGCAGCCCGTCGCCACCATCATGAGCAGCCCTCAGCTGAGGGACCCCGCTGTGCTCCCCCTGGTCGAGCAGGAGTCCTCCCCTCCCAGCCTGGTCCCGTTGGAGGTGGTCGAGGCAGAGAAGCCCCCGCGACAGAGGCTGTACCCGGAGCTGCCCAGGCCACCCTCCAGCACTCTGGTCCAGGCCTTCACCAGCGAGCAGCTGCGGCTGTGGGAGCCGGGCTCCTGGCTGGAGAACGTGGAGCTCCACGCCACCGAGTTCCAGGGCCTGGCGCACCAGGAGGGCCACGAGTTGCAGGAGCTGCTGCTCAACTACTGCCGCTGCCGCAAGCAGCTGACGCAGGCGCAGACAGAGCTGCAGGCAGCCAACTCCGACAGCAAGAGCACGCAGAACCGGCTGTGGAGCTTCAAGGACGAGCAGCTCACCCTGCAG ggtgtgtgtgctgaccagGCCAAAGTGTGTGGCTACCACCGCTACCAGACGGTGGTGCTGAGTGAGGCGGTGGTGGCGGAGCTCAAGCACCTGTTCGAGGCCAAGTCGGAGCTGCTGCACCAGACCGTGGCCCTGCACTCCTACACCACCGTGCTGTCACGCCTGCAGGTGGAGTCCTACCTGTACCGGCTGCTCGGCAACAACCCCCTCACCCGGGGTGTGGCCCTGCAGGAGACAAGCTCAG CTTGTCCCGGTGGGAAATCATCACAGCCCTCCTCCCTGAGAGTGCTGAAGGAGAGCATCAGTGTGCTGTTCAGCTTCACTCGCAGGGTGCTCGACGACTCCCAGTTTCAGGCAGACATACACCTCTGGCTGCAGAAGCTG GTGTCGGTCCTGCACAAGGTGGCCTCAGCTGGAGAGCACCTCTATCTCCTCAACCACCTGCTCTGCTGTCCTGCTGGAGTTGGGAAGTGGGCAGTGCCCTTCCTACAG ATTACGGTGCTGGAAAACCCCTCTGGGGTGTATCACTTCATGCAGGCTCTAGCTATACTGATGTCTCCAGTCAG GAACCGAGCAGACTTTCTGTGTCACATGAAGCCGTGTGAGACCAAGTCCCCCCTGTCCAGCCACTCTGACCCGGCGTCTGGAAACTGGACCTTGGTGGATGAGGGTGGAGAGGAG GATGAAGACCCAGACACAAGCTGGCTGCTGCTGTCTGAGGATGACCTCATCGCCCTCTTCTCTCAGTTTCCTTTCGATGAGCTCTTCAAACATTTGCTGGGCATGTCCTCAGAAG GCAACTACCTACCCCAGGCCACGACCAGTCAGAAGATGATGAAGATATTCGCCTTTGCCTCCTCTCTGGTCGAGCTTCTTGCTGTGGGCCTGCAGACCTACAACAGGGCTCGCTACCGGCAGTTTGTGAAGCGCATCGGCCACATGATCAG GATGACCTTGTGCTATGTGAGCGATCACTGGGCCCAGTACATCAGCCTGACGGGGGTGGGCCGGACCACCGTGCAGGAGCAGTCCTTCTCCATGGAGAAGCTGCAGGTGGAGTTTGACCACCTCTTCCTCCGCGCCGTCCTACACGTCCTCAAAGCCAAGAG GTTGGGGATCTGGCTCTTCATGTCGGAGATGCCTTACGGCACGCTGTCCAGCGTCATGCTGTGGAAGATCTTCTACATCATGCACTGTGCTGAGACCGAGGGGCTGGACAGGCTAAGCTCAGCTCTGGAAGTAGACCTCTGCATCCAGGGCCTGAGAG AGCCCAGCCACCAGGAGAAGTTTGAGCGCTGGCTGTCTGAGATAAACAGCTCAGATGGGATCTGCCTGCTCACCACGTTTGCACACATGGCCCAGCCCAAGCGGACAGACGCCGACCCCGAGTTTGTCAAGACCATTGTGCTGGAGATTTACGAG GTGGCCTACGTGAGTGTTGCCACGAGGGAGACCTTCTCTAAGGTGGGCAGAGAGCTGCTGGCGGCCATAGCAGCTGCCCATCCCCATGTCATCTCAGTGCTTCTGAAACGCCTGCAGGAGACCATCGATAAAGTGGGCATG GTGTCCTTGTACCTGTTTAAGGAGCTCCCGTTGTACCTGTGGAAGCCTGTGACCAGTGAGGTGGGGGTGATCCGCGGCTGGCTGCTGGACTTTGGCCTCCCTGCCGTGGAGAACAAGCTGGCCTGCATCATCCTGGAGGGACTCAACTGGGGCTACCACCCT AATGGTTGTCTAGCCTTGCCAGATGCCCTGCACTCAGAGGTGGCTCTGCTAGCAGTGGAAGCCTATCAGAAATACCTCACAGACAAACCTTATGGGGGCATCATCTCAGAAAGCATCAAACAG GTGTCCTATCTGGCTAACGTGGTGAGGTTGGGCCAGACCCCAGAGGCGTCCTTCAACCAATGGGCCTGGGACCTGGTGCTGCGCCTGAAGCTCCACGACAACGAGCGGCGTCTGAAGAACGCCTGGAACCCTGTGCCCTCCAGCGCCCCGCTGGTGCCCGACGTCACGGACATCCCCACCATGCACCCTGTGCTCAAGGCCGTCAAAGCAGGCATTCCCATTGGCTGCTTTCTGGCCATCGCAATGACCACCACTGGACACAG TTTGGAGAAGTTTTGCAGTGAGGGTATTGCTTTGCTGAAGATCCTGGTCCAATCCCGCCACCTCAAAGCCGTGGTGCACGTTCTGGATAATCTCCTACCTCTGGTCTACCCGTGCCAGTTCTACTTGCTCAAGAACGAACA ATTCCTAGGCTGCATCCAGATGTTTCTACAGCTGGATAGCGGGACCCCCCAGGGAGTGACCCAGCAGGTCACACACAAGGTGACCCAGCACCTTATCGGAACCTCCCACAGCGAGAACATCAAACTCCTCAACAGTGTCATTCAG GCCCATATCCTGGAGAGTTCTAGAGCTGGCCGCGTGGGAGCGGCGGCAGTTCTGGAGTTCTGGGTGCAGGTTCTAACAGAGCAGAATTCCTGGCACCGGGACAAGACGGTGCTGTACCTGCTGGATCACCTTAGCCGTGCCGCTTTCCTGCACCAGCACGAGGAGTGCCTTCAGAAGATCCTCTACCAGCAGCATAAG AATGCCTTAGGTTACCATGGAGACAAGGGCCTTCTGTCTTCGCTGATGGGCTGGATAGTGGCTGGAAATGTGACCCCCTCCTTTGTTGAAGGCTACGCCATGACTGAAGAG GTGTGGTTTGCCTGGCTGGTGTTGAACATGGAGTCCATCTTCGAGGAGGACTCCCAGCTGCGGCGCTGTGTGGAACACGAGCTTCTGTCTAGCCCGGCCAGCCATCCCGATCAAGCCCTCAAG AAAGCTCAGGTGCGTTTGAAGCTGCACGTGGTGCCCTCCCTGCAGAGGATGATGGTCTACCGCTGGGCACAGCAGGCTCTGGCCACACCCGCTGACCACCCACTCCTGCCGCTGGTCTGGCAGAAGTTCCTGCAGCTCTACCTGCGCCAGCCTGGCCCAGAGTTCGG ACTGGAGGCCAAGGGCTGCATTGGGAAGCGCTACTTCCACGCCTCGGCCCACGCGCCCCTGCTGAAGGACCTGAGGCAGCGGCTGGTGGAGGTGTCCGACTTCCACCACGCCGCCAGCAAGGCCCTGAAGGTGCCGCGCTCCCCCAGCGAGGGCCCGGGAGACGGGGAGTCCCGGCCTGCCACCCCCATCACCCAGTACATGACCTCCCCTGAGCTGCACATCGAACTCGTCAG GCTCTTTGGTGTCTTTGCCGTGTGGTTGGACGATGAGAACCTGCAGAAGCAGGAGGTTTACCTGCCCTCTCTGCCAAAGCAGTACGATGCGCACAAGCTGGCCAAGATCATGCAGAGGCAGCAG gagGTGTGGATGGAGTATGTGGACATTGAGCGTGTGCAGCACGAGCTGAATGAGGTGCTGGACCTGTGGCAGAAGGTCAAGAACGAGCCGTCCTACCTGCACGTCACCAGCAACTCCATCTTCACCGACTTCATCAACCCACACGCCG CAAAGGAGCGCATCCTGACCAACCTGAGGAAGCACGATGCCCCGCAGGGAGCCCTGCTGCTGGTGCCCATGAGAGCCCCGGTGCCCGACGTCCCGACCGCGTGTCTGTCTGAGGAGGCCGCCTCGTCCGCTCTCCTCCACAAGGAGCTCACCAAGCTCCAGCACCAGGCCAG ACTTGCAGCGATGCGGGAGACCCAGCAGGTGGCGCTGGACAGCGAGCTGCTGGAGCTGCTCCCTCAGCTCTACTGCAACCGCGAGGAGCAGCTCAGCATGCAGCTGGAGTGCAAGGGCAAAGGGGGCCAGGCCTGCCAGGGCGCCGCCCACATCAACGCAAAG TATGAGGGCATGCACCTGCAGGAGCCTGTCCAGACGCAGATCCAGTCCCTGAAGAGCGACATCAAGCAGCTGCAGACAGACGCCATCAAGCCCCCGCCCCAGAGCGTAGCCGAGGCCGCCGTCCACACAGAGAACTTCATCAC TGCCCTGGTCAACGCCTTCAAGCTGCACCCATCTCCGGCTGTGCAGAAGGTGGGCATCACAGCCTTCTATCAGGTGGTGTcgtttgtgtgtgaggacacCCTGCGCCATCCTCCCACACGCCAGTTCTTCTCCTCCTGTGTTGAGATCCTGGGTCAG GTGTTTATCCAGGGTGTTCAGACAGAGTGCAGGCACATCTTGAAGACCATCCTGCAGAACCGCCGCCTCTGCAACCTCCTCTCCCCGTACTTCACGCCCAACGCCTCGCCGGCCGAGCTGGTGGCCCTCTACGAGGAGGTGGTCACAGCCCTGCACGCCGACAGCGGAGATGTCATCTTCATGCTCCTCACCAAG TTTGACCTGAGCCAGTGGCTGGCGGGGTCCCAGCCAGCCTTCCCCGAGCGCAGCCGCCTGATGGAGCTCATCCATTTGGCCCTGGGTGCGTGCGGCCTCCAGCCCGAGCCAGAGGTGCTCTTGCCTTTCAACCTCTTCTGCAAGCACTGGACACGCATGCTGTGCCACCAGTTCCCCGACCACTACAGCGACTTTCTCCGCCTACTCATGCAGA GTTCGTCTGAGCAGTTGCTGAGCCCAGAGTGTTGGAGGTCTTCCCTCCGAGTGCTCGGCTGTTCCCCGCCACCAACCAGGAAGAAGGTGGCCAGAGCccccagctcctcctcctcctcttcctcctcatcccccaAAGCTGGCTCTGGGTCTGCATCTATCTACCTCTCCCCACAACAG GTGGACGAAACAATCGAGTGGCTGTCCAACTACTTCCTGAAGCTGCGTCTCTCTAAGGGGGACTTCCGCAGCTTCGGGCTGCTCTGCAAGTGGGCACCCTACATTGAGGAGGTCAAGGCCTTCCTTGGGTACCTGGTCAACTACGTCATCAGTCTGGAAGTGAACAACTGTGCCAAGGAGCCACTGGGGAGCACAAGACTACTCAAAG CTCTCCAAGATCTGCAGTCTAAAATGGCCAAACTCTTCAAGCCATGGATTCTGGTTCTAGACACTGATGATGCCAG TAATCCCCGCTGCTACCCCTGGCTGGAGTCAGACACTGCGATTGCCACTGGCCTTGTCTCCCTTTACGCCCAGCTAACCGACACCCTACATGAGAAATTCAAAG ATCGTTTGCTGCCGGGACAGAGGGGCGCCCTCTGGCTTCACCTCATGCACTACTGTGAAAGCTGCACGTCCCCTAAGATGCCCGAGTACCTTCTCTACGCCTACCACAGCGAGTACAACCTCTTACTGTGGAAAGACCTGCACCCAGACCAGGCTCTCATGAGCCAGTTCTTTAAC GTGGAGCGGGGCAGTCCTAAGAGCTGTTTCCTGTTCCTGGGGGGCGTGCTGTGTCAGGTGAACTGGGTGAGCGTGCTCAGTGAGGCCCTGGGCCCTCAGCCTGGCCCCGGGGCCCAGACCATGGTGGTCTACTTGCTCTACATGATGGTGTTCCTGGCCAAGGAGGACCACCTGCTCAGCAAGCCC GAGTCGCCCCTGCTGAGTCTGCTGGGACAGTCCAGCTCTGTGCCCTGGCATTTGGTGGACTCCTCCGCCTACGAGAACGTCACTGGCTATGTCAACACCCACTACCCCTCCTCCCTCATCCTCAGCCACGACACGTCCTCCCAGCTCGTCGTCAAACTCCTCAAAATGGCCGCCGGCTTCGGGCCAGGTCTGGAGGGCAAACTGCACCAT GACATGACACTGAAGTGCCAGGCCTTCCTCCGCCTCATGGTCCAGTTCCTGACTGTCCTGGACCAGAACGGGAACATCAGTCTGGCCTCCctggaggtggagatggagaaacTGTTGGAGTGCATTGTGGTCTTCAACCCGCCAG agaCAGACCTGCAGCAGAGACACATggccacctgcagcctgttCGCCGAGCTCCTGAGCCTCCTCAACGGTGCCGGCGTGTCCACGGCTGAGGGGCTCGGCGCCAAGCTGCACAGCTGGGTGGAGAAGAGGGCCCGCGGGCCGCTGGTGCTGCCCCTGCTGACCGCCGCCTGCCGTTGCCTGGCCTCCGTCCGCCACATGGCCCGCGCCACCGAGGCCTGCATCCTCTCCTACTTCGCCGACG GTGCTGATCAGTACTTTGGCTGGGGTCCTATTTTGGTGTCCTTGCAAGTGCCCGAGCTGACTGTGGATGACTTCATCCAGGAGAGCCTGTCCCTGGGGAGCTTCCTAACCCTCTACGTCTACGTCCAGCAACGGCTCAACCTGGACCAGACCGTGGTGAACGAGAAGAGGACCCTGGCACTCCTGACTACCTGGCTCAACCAAGTCTTCCCCAG TGGTCCGGCAGACGAGGCCAAGCTCTTCCTGTGGTGGCACAAATTCCTGCAGCTGATCCAGGGGCAGGTGGATCTGGGGGACGCGTGCGCGCTCGACTACCTGACCCTCACCCTGCTGGCCTTCCAGGCCCGGCTGGCCCTGCTCGGGGAGGAGAGGATCAACTCGGGCATCCTGGGAGCCATCGGCCTGGGCAGGAAGTCTCCTTTGTCTAGCAG GTTCCGCGTGGTGGCTCGCAGCATGTCTACCTTCCTCCTGGTGCAGGTTCCCTCAGAGAACCAGCTACGCACCCAGGCGGGCCCTGGACTGCCACTCTCCGCCAAAGCCCAGCAG GCCCTGGCCGTGCTGGAGTCCATGCCTGGCAACAAGCAGTATGCTGAGCTCCAGGAGGCCGTGGGCCAGGCCCGCGAGTTCATCACGCACCCGGGCTACTGTCTGCGCGACGCCAACCGCCTCCTGGCTCTGCTAGTCAACTCCCTCTACACGGACCTGCACTACCTGGACATCATCCgttag